The Flavobacterium faecale genome has a segment encoding these proteins:
- a CDS encoding N-acetylmuramoyl-L-alanine amidase: protein MKNILFSLATIIMFASCATKNPHKETDKIYMEKVKVLKEQIADHEPKPLPVVTKTVITIDTSYSKVLYKFSEAITDIGAKTLNNGQKTEWIGTVNFNLRKPNMIILHHTAQDSIEQTIHTFTLTRTQVSAHYVIGDDGRVVQMLNDYLRAWHAGNGSWGKIKDINSCSIGIELDNNGSEPFSEAQISSLMALLKRLQSEFGIPRENVIGHSDIAPTRKIDPSSLFPWKTLAENGFGLWVDEILPTAPENFNVEQALRIIGYDTTNLNAAIMAFKRHFIQTQTDSSLDSQTINSIYNIYLKS, encoded by the coding sequence ATGAAAAATATACTATTCTCTTTAGCCACCATTATCATGTTTGCCTCTTGTGCTACCAAAAATCCGCATAAGGAGACTGACAAGATTTACATGGAGAAAGTAAAGGTTTTAAAAGAACAAATAGCAGATCACGAGCCGAAACCACTACCTGTAGTGACAAAAACAGTAATTACCATTGATACATCATACAGCAAAGTGTTGTACAAGTTTAGTGAAGCAATTACGGATATTGGTGCAAAAACACTAAATAACGGCCAGAAAACAGAATGGATTGGAACGGTAAATTTTAATTTAAGAAAACCGAACATGATTATTTTGCACCATACGGCGCAGGATTCTATTGAGCAAACCATTCACACCTTTACCCTTACGAGGACACAAGTAAGTGCACATTATGTAATAGGCGATGACGGACGTGTGGTACAAATGCTGAACGATTACTTGCGTGCATGGCATGCAGGGAATGGATCTTGGGGAAAAATCAAAGATATTAACTCTTGTTCTATTGGAATTGAACTGGATAATAACGGAAGTGAACCTTTCTCTGAGGCACAGATATCTAGTTTAATGGCTTTGCTTAAAAGACTACAATCGGAATTTGGAATACCGAGAGAGAATGTGATAGGGCATTCAGACATTGCTCCTACTCGAAAAATCGATCCTAGTTCACTTTTCCCTTGGAAAACACTGGCAGAAAATGGTTTTGGATTATGGGTAGACGAAATTTTACCAACGGCTCCTGAAAATTTCAATGTGGAACAAGCGCTACGTATTATTGGTTACGATACTACAAATTTAAATGCGGCTATCATGGCTTTTAAACGTCATTTTATTCAAACACAAACAGATAGTTCTTTGGACTCTCAGACCATTAATTCTATTTATAATATTTATTTAAAGAGTTAA
- the rimO gene encoding 30S ribosomal protein S12 methylthiotransferase RimO, whose translation MRTKSLKKNKINVITLGCSKNIYDSEVLMGQLRANGKEVEHEAPAETEGNIIVINTCGFIDNAKAESVNMILEYADKKEKGLVDKVFVTGCLSERYRPDLEKEIPNVDQFFGTTELPQLLKALGADYKHELLGERLTTTPKNYAYLKIAEGCDRPCSFCAIPLMRGKHVSQPIEKLVKEAQGLARDGVKELILIAQDLTYYGLDIYKKRNLAELLEGLAAVEGIEWIRLHYAFPTGFPMDVLELMKREPKICNYIDIPLQHISDSVLKSMRRGTTQAKTTQLLKDFRAAVPGMAIRTTLIVGYPGETQEDFNILKDWVQEMKFDRMGCFAYSHEENTHAYLLEDDVPDTVKQERANEIMELQSQISWDLNQEKVGQVFKCIIDRKEGQHFVGRTEFDSPDVDNEVLIDASLHYLKTGEFAMIKITDATEFDLYGEPA comes from the coding sequence ATGAGAACGAAGTCTTTAAAAAAGAACAAAATCAACGTTATCACTTTAGGGTGTTCAAAAAATATATACGATAGTGAAGTCCTTATGGGACAACTTCGCGCCAATGGTAAAGAAGTTGAACATGAAGCTCCAGCTGAAACCGAAGGAAATATTATTGTAATCAATACCTGCGGATTTATAGACAACGCTAAAGCAGAATCTGTAAATATGATTCTTGAATATGCAGACAAAAAAGAAAAGGGATTGGTTGACAAGGTTTTTGTGACCGGATGTTTATCTGAACGCTACCGACCTGATTTGGAAAAAGAGATTCCGAATGTGGACCAGTTTTTTGGAACTACAGAATTGCCTCAATTATTGAAAGCATTAGGAGCGGATTACAAACACGAACTTTTGGGAGAACGTTTGACCACTACTCCAAAAAACTATGCCTATCTAAAAATTGCAGAAGGATGTGATAGACCTTGTAGTTTTTGTGCGATTCCGTTGATGCGTGGTAAACACGTGTCGCAACCAATAGAAAAATTAGTTAAAGAAGCACAAGGTCTTGCAAGAGACGGTGTAAAAGAATTGATTTTGATTGCTCAAGATTTGACTTATTATGGTCTTGATATATACAAAAAAAGAAATTTAGCCGAATTACTTGAAGGGTTAGCTGCAGTTGAAGGAATTGAATGGATTCGTTTGCATTACGCCTTCCCTACTGGTTTCCCGATGGATGTATTGGAGTTAATGAAACGCGAACCAAAGATTTGTAACTATATTGATATTCCGTTGCAACATATTTCAGACTCTGTTTTGAAATCGATGCGTCGTGGAACTACTCAAGCAAAAACAACTCAATTGTTGAAAGACTTTAGAGCGGCAGTTCCTGGAATGGCTATTAGAACAACATTGATCGTTGGATATCCTGGAGAAACGCAAGAGGATTTTAATATATTGAAAGACTGGGTACAAGAAATGAAATTTGATCGTATGGGTTGTTTTGCCTACTCTCATGAGGAAAATACGCATGCTTATTTACTTGAGGATGATGTACCCGATACTGTAAAACAAGAACGTGCCAATGAAATCATGGAATTACAATCTCAAATTTCTTGGGATTTGAACCAAGAGAAGGTGGGACAAGTGTTCAAATGTATTATTGATCGAAAAGAAGGACAACACTTTGTGGGTAGAACCGAATTTGATAGTCCTGATGTTGATAATGAAGTTTTGATTGATGCCTCATTACATTATTTAAAAACAGGTGAATTTGCTATGATTAAAATTACAGATGCGACTGAATTTGATCTTTATGGTGAACCAGCTTAA
- a CDS encoding OmpP1/FadL family transporter — MKKYIYYILAGLSFGSIQSQEVRDAVRYAQDNINGTARFRAMSGAFGALGGDLSSLNVNPAGSSVFSNNQMVLTFSNLATSNASDYFGSTYNEKKSDFNLNQAGAVFVFKNGDRQSKWKKFAVGINYENTNNFNNSTVAFGTNPTNSVAGYFTSYANANAAKNQDGIPLGLILDSNYYQLNYADQQAFLGYEGFLINPQTTNDNNAIYTSNVPAGGNYYQENTVTSTGYNGKLTFNASADYNDKIHFGLNLNSHFTDFRKNTLFYEDNDNANNNIVDVQNVAFENELYTYGSGFSMQLGTIIKATTNLRIGLAYESPTWYTLNDEVRQKLTSGIFDYRNNATPAFENSSPDSNKFIVYDTYKLKTPSKFTGSMAYVFGKKGLLSVDYSRKDYSKTEYSIERDTRDPFINSEIAQTLKASNEIRVGGEYKIKALSLRAGYRYEQSPYQNKTTLGDLKGYSAGIGYNFGSTKLDLAYANTQRNTQQGFFSQGFTDGAKINTKTDTVSLSLLFEL, encoded by the coding sequence ATGAAAAAATACATTTATTATATACTCGCTGGATTATCCTTTGGATCGATCCAGTCTCAAGAAGTTAGAGATGCTGTACGTTATGCTCAAGACAACATTAACGGAACAGCAAGATTTAGGGCAATGAGCGGCGCTTTTGGCGCTCTAGGTGGCGATTTATCATCATTGAACGTTAATCCTGCGGGATCTTCTGTTTTTTCGAATAACCAAATGGTGTTGACCTTTAGTAATTTGGCCACTTCAAATGCGTCGGATTATTTTGGTAGTACGTATAATGAGAAAAAAAGCGATTTTAATCTGAACCAAGCAGGTGCCGTTTTTGTTTTTAAAAATGGAGATAGACAATCAAAGTGGAAAAAATTTGCAGTTGGTATCAATTACGAAAATACCAATAACTTCAATAACTCTACTGTTGCTTTTGGGACCAACCCTACAAATTCTGTAGCGGGTTATTTTACTAGTTATGCGAATGCTAATGCAGCAAAAAATCAAGATGGAATACCATTAGGTTTAATTCTAGATAGTAATTACTACCAATTAAACTATGCAGACCAACAAGCTTTTTTGGGTTACGAAGGATTTTTGATCAATCCTCAGACTACTAATGACAACAATGCTATATACACGTCAAATGTTCCGGCAGGAGGAAATTATTACCAAGAGAACACTGTAACATCAACGGGTTACAATGGTAAACTAACGTTCAATGCTTCGGCTGATTATAATGATAAAATTCATTTTGGTTTGAATTTGAATTCTCATTTTACAGACTTTAGAAAAAACACCCTATTCTATGAAGACAATGACAATGCAAATAATAATATTGTCGATGTTCAAAATGTAGCCTTCGAAAATGAGCTTTATACTTATGGATCTGGTTTCTCGATGCAGCTTGGTACGATTATAAAAGCTACAACGAACTTACGAATTGGACTAGCCTACGAATCACCTACCTGGTACACTTTGAATGACGAAGTAAGACAGAAACTAACATCGGGGATTTTTGATTATAGAAATAATGCTACTCCAGCTTTCGAAAACAGTTCTCCTGACTCTAATAAATTTATAGTCTATGATACGTACAAGTTAAAAACTCCGAGCAAATTCACAGGAAGTATGGCTTATGTATTTGGAAAAAAAGGTTTATTGAGTGTTGATTACAGTCGTAAAGATTATAGTAAAACAGAATACTCAATAGAAAGAGATACTAGAGATCCATTTATCAATTCGGAAATTGCACAGACATTAAAAGCAAGTAACGAAATTAGAGTTGGTGGAGAATACAAAATCAAAGCCCTAAGTTTACGTGCAGGGTACCGTTACGAACAAAGCCCTTACCAAAACAAAACAACTCTTGGGGATTTAAAAGGTTATTCTGCTGGAATTGGCTATAACTTTGGATCTACTAAATTGGATTTGGCTTATGCAAATACACAACGCAATACGCAACAAGGCTTCTTTTCGCAAGGGTTTACTGATGGTGCAAAAATAAATACAAAAACAGATACAGTTTCCTTGAGCTTATTATTTGAATTGTAA
- the proS gene encoding proline--tRNA ligase: protein MSKNLTTRSEDYSKWYNELVVKADLAENSGVRGCMVIKPYGYAIWEKMQAELDRMFKETGHQNAYFPLFVPKSMFEAEEKNAEGFAKECAVVTHYRLKNDPDRPGKLMVDPNAKLEEELIVRPTSEAIIWSTYKGWVQSYRDLPLLINQWANVVRWEMRTRLFLRTAEFLWQEGHTAHATRQEAIEESERMMNVYADFAQNFMAIPVVKGLKTETERFAGAEETYCIEALMQDGKALQAGTSHFLGQNFAQAFDVKFANAEGKQEYVWGTSWGVSTRLMGALVMTHSDDQGLVLPPNLAPIQVVIVPIYKTDEQLNAISDAVAVLTTDLKKLGVTVKFDNRTTQKPGFKFAEWELKGVPVRIAVGPKDLENGTFEVARRDTLTKETKPSDGIAVYIKELLDQIQIDLFEKALEYRNTHVTEVNDFEEFKKVLEEKGGFISAHWDGTAETEEKIKDLTKATIRCIPLDAKEEAGTCVFTGNPSTKRALFAKAY, encoded by the coding sequence ATGAGTAAGAACCTTACCACACGATCCGAAGATTATTCAAAATGGTATAACGAACTGGTTGTCAAAGCCGACTTAGCCGAAAACTCTGGAGTTAGAGGCTGTATGGTTATCAAACCTTATGGTTATGCGATTTGGGAAAAAATGCAAGCAGAATTAGATCGAATGTTTAAAGAGACTGGGCACCAAAATGCTTACTTTCCACTATTCGTGCCTAAAAGTATGTTTGAAGCAGAAGAAAAAAATGCTGAAGGTTTTGCAAAAGAATGTGCTGTCGTAACACATTATAGATTAAAAAACGATCCAGATAGACCAGGTAAATTAATGGTGGACCCAAACGCTAAGCTAGAAGAGGAGTTAATTGTCCGTCCAACGTCCGAGGCGATAATCTGGTCCACCTACAAAGGATGGGTGCAATCCTATAGAGATTTACCATTGTTAATCAATCAATGGGCAAATGTTGTTCGTTGGGAGATGAGAACGCGTTTGTTTCTAAGAACTGCAGAGTTTTTGTGGCAAGAAGGGCATACAGCCCACGCAACACGTCAGGAAGCAATTGAAGAGTCTGAGCGCATGATGAATGTATATGCCGATTTTGCTCAAAATTTCATGGCAATTCCAGTAGTCAAAGGTTTAAAAACCGAAACAGAGCGTTTTGCAGGTGCCGAAGAAACATATTGTATCGAAGCATTAATGCAAGATGGTAAAGCATTGCAAGCAGGAACATCTCACTTCTTAGGACAAAATTTTGCACAAGCATTTGATGTTAAGTTTGCCAACGCAGAAGGGAAACAAGAATATGTTTGGGGAACTTCTTGGGGAGTTTCAACACGATTGATGGGTGCCTTAGTAATGACGCATTCAGATGATCAAGGTTTGGTATTGCCTCCAAATTTAGCTCCAATACAAGTAGTAATTGTACCTATATATAAAACAGACGAACAATTAAATGCAATTTCAGACGCCGTTGCTGTTTTAACAACTGACTTAAAGAAATTGGGTGTTACAGTTAAATTTGACAACAGAACGACTCAAAAACCAGGATTCAAATTCGCCGAATGGGAATTAAAAGGGGTACCTGTACGTATTGCTGTTGGGCCAAAAGATCTTGAAAACGGAACTTTTGAAGTAGCGAGACGCGATACATTGACCAAAGAAACCAAACCTAGCGACGGAATAGCAGTCTATATAAAAGAGCTACTAGATCAAATTCAAATTGATTTATTCGAAAAAGCTTTAGAATATAGAAATACTCATGTCACAGAAGTGAATGATTTTGAAGAATTTAAAAAAGTTTTAGAAGAAAAAGGAGGCTTTATTTCAGCACACTGGGACGGCACTGCCGAAACAGAAGAAAAAATAAAAGACCTAACCAAAGCAACAATTAGATGTATTCCTTTGGATGCTAAAGAAGAGGCGGGAACCTGCGTATTTACTGGGAATCCTTCGACTAAGAGAGCGCTTTTTGCTAAGGCCTATTAA
- the rpsT gene encoding 30S ribosomal protein S20, translating into MANHKSALKRIRSNEKKRVLNRYQHKTTRNAIKALRIATDKSDATSKLSNVISMIDKLAKKNIIHDNKASNLKSKLTKFVAKL; encoded by the coding sequence ATGGCAAATCATAAGTCAGCATTAAAAAGAATTAGAAGCAACGAAAAGAAAAGAGTGTTAAACAGATACCAACACAAAACTACTCGTAATGCTATCAAAGCGTTAAGAATAGCTACTGATAAATCTGATGCTACTTCAAAATTGTCAAACGTAATTTCTATGATTGACAAATTAGCTAAGAAAAACATAATTCATGATAACAAAGCGTCTAACTTAAAATCTAAGTTAACTAAATTTGTTGCTAAATTGTAA